A single window of Sporosarcina sp. FSL W7-1349 DNA harbors:
- a CDS encoding amidase domain-containing protein: MYNRQAAVDYANQWWNGRNPAFPAFDVDCTSYISQCLLAGGAPMHGYPNRERGWWIQGGTWSFSWSVAHSLRWYLAGSKKGLTARQVSSAEELDLGDVIAYDFQGDGRFDHSTIVTAKDGATPLVNAHTYDVRQRHWDYKDSYAYSPNAKYIFFKINDQFS, translated from the coding sequence ATGTATAATCGACAAGCGGCGGTGGACTACGCCAATCAATGGTGGAATGGCCGCAACCCGGCTTTTCCCGCGTTCGACGTAGATTGCACGAGCTATATTTCCCAATGCTTGCTCGCCGGCGGGGCACCGATGCACGGATATCCGAATCGGGAACGAGGTTGGTGGATCCAGGGAGGCACCTGGAGTTTCAGTTGGTCGGTGGCTCATTCGCTGCGCTGGTATTTGGCGGGGTCAAAAAAAGGCTTGACGGCGAGGCAAGTATCTTCCGCTGAAGAACTCGACTTGGGCGATGTCATTGCCTATGACTTCCAAGGGGACGGCCGGTTCGACCATTCTACGATTGTCACAGCAAAAGACGGGGCCACTCCGCTCGTCAACGCGCATACCTACGATGTCCGGCAACGCCATTGGGACTACAAGGACTCCTATGCCTACTCGCCAAACGCGAAATACATTTTCTTTAAAATCAATGACCAATTTTCGTAA
- a CDS encoding EAL and HDOD domain-containing protein has product MEAFVGRQPIFTRNQEVFAYELLYRNSQLNFYSEIDGDQATIDVLINSYLNIGITELSNGKPCFINFTEKLLCLRIPTFFRPSEIVVEILESIEITKELVDICIDLKRLGYQIALDDFVINTDNPYTYALIEQADFIKIDFQGTSDEARKKTELLVQKYKKKMLAEKIETMKEFNEAVESGYTYFQGFFFSKPVIVSARKIPESFHNYPRIINLLSQSEPNINDITKIIEQDLSLSYKLLKLINTAGYRQKNKINSIRQAIVLLGLDELRKWIYVLSIRENVLAENDRFKEIIRLSLIRARMCEQIAIQMKIPQASAFFITGMFSLMDALLGKEMDEVLHILPLQEDITDALKGTSNALRDTLELSISVEKGDWEAMISGCALFGISDEKVFQFYHEALKWAASL; this is encoded by the coding sequence TTGGAGGCTTTTGTCGGAAGACAACCCATTTTCACTAGAAATCAGGAAGTTTTTGCATACGAGCTTCTGTATCGCAATAGTCAGCTCAACTTTTATTCCGAGATTGATGGCGATCAAGCAACGATAGATGTTTTGATTAACAGCTACTTAAATATCGGGATTACAGAACTTTCGAATGGCAAACCATGTTTTATCAATTTCACGGAAAAGCTGCTTTGTCTTAGAATCCCCACTTTCTTCCGTCCGTCTGAAATTGTAGTTGAAATCCTGGAGTCTATTGAGATAACGAAAGAATTAGTGGATATTTGTATAGACCTTAAACGATTAGGCTATCAAATCGCATTGGATGATTTTGTTATAAACACAGATAACCCATATACTTATGCGTTAATAGAACAAGCGGACTTTATTAAAATTGATTTTCAGGGAACTTCGGATGAAGCAAGGAAGAAAACAGAGCTGCTGGTACAAAAGTATAAGAAAAAAATGCTTGCCGAAAAAATTGAAACCATGAAGGAATTCAATGAAGCCGTTGAAAGTGGTTATACCTATTTTCAAGGTTTCTTTTTCTCAAAGCCGGTCATCGTCTCTGCGCGGAAAATTCCCGAGTCTTTTCATAACTACCCTAGAATTATTAATCTTTTATCTCAAAGCGAACCAAATATAAATGACATAACAAAAATCATTGAGCAGGATCTATCTTTGTCTTATAAGTTACTTAAACTAATTAACACGGCGGGGTATCGACAAAAAAATAAGATAAACTCCATCCGTCAGGCTATTGTTCTACTTGGACTAGATGAACTTCGTAAATGGATTTATGTACTTTCGATAAGAGAAAATGTTCTTGCGGAGAATGATCGATTTAAAGAAATCATTCGATTGAGCTTAATCAGGGCAAGAATGTGCGAACAGATTGCTATCCAGATGAAAATACCACAAGCATCAGCATTTTTTATCACCGGCATGTTTTCCCTAATGGATGCCTTACTGGGGAAAGAAATGGATGAAGTGTTACATATTTTGCCTTTGCAAGAAGATATCACCGATGCACTCAAAGGCACTTCAAATGCGCTGCGGGATACACTTGAATTATCTATCTCGGTTGAAAAGGGGGACTGGGAAGCGATGATAAGCGGATGTGCCCTATTCGGGATTTCCGATGAAAAAGTGTTTCAGTTCTATCATGAGGCATTGAAATGGGCAGCTTCTTTGTGA
- a CDS encoding OmpA family protein translates to MKMWKTIGIGLLLVFIAAGCSAQEDAAAKDEEQAEEPQFTPGEFKPGNFSPGNFSPGEFNPGEFNPGNFSPGTFKPGTFNPGNFHPNVQVKVKEEEITVEVPSDLLFDFDQSDLKSKVTGILDQVSVELNEYEGARVFIAGHTDSQGEDNYNQTLSEERAANVANYLSGLVNTEHVQFEVAGYGQTKPVASNDTEEGRAQNRRVEIVVEPLEQK, encoded by the coding sequence ATGAAAATGTGGAAAACAATCGGCATTGGGTTGCTTTTGGTATTCATCGCGGCAGGTTGCAGTGCCCAAGAGGACGCGGCTGCCAAAGATGAGGAGCAGGCTGAAGAACCACAGTTTACACCGGGTGAGTTCAAACCGGGAAATTTCAGCCCAGGCAATTTCAGTCCAGGAGAATTTAATCCGGGTGAATTCAACCCGGGCAACTTTAGCCCCGGCACGTTCAAACCGGGGACCTTCAATCCCGGTAACTTCCATCCTAACGTGCAGGTGAAAGTGAAAGAAGAGGAAATTACGGTGGAAGTGCCAAGTGATTTGCTCTTTGATTTTGATCAAAGCGATTTGAAATCGAAAGTGACGGGCATATTGGACCAAGTCAGTGTCGAGCTCAACGAATACGAAGGGGCGCGTGTTTTCATCGCCGGGCATACGGACAGCCAAGGGGAAGATAATTATAATCAGACCTTGTCTGAAGAACGGGCGGCCAATGTGGCAAATTATTTGAGTGGGCTGGTAAACACCGAACATGTCCAGTTTGAAGTGGCAGGCTATGGTCAAACAAAACCGGTCGCCTCCAACGACACGGAAGAAGGCAGAGCCCAAAATCGGCGTGTCGAAATCGTGGTCGAACCTTTAGAGCAAAAGTAA